A portion of the Cryptomeria japonica chromosome 5, Sugi_1.0, whole genome shotgun sequence genome contains these proteins:
- the LOC131040733 gene encoding uncharacterized protein LOC131040733 isoform X1, whose protein sequence is MTLGLRDKMAAISTQAGLLVLLLCLTASCTGSLCSRAPPSPSLGFHGRRIFSSNRVRSNSIEDSKVVSDEKHPLLEYETRYFSQIVDHFTYRPEGYKVFQQRYLINDKHWGGAKKKAPIFVYTGNEGTIEWFANNTGILFEIAPKFGALLVFIEHRFYGNSMPFGNRSDSYKSAETLGYLNSQQALADYATFIIELKKNLSAEASPVVVFGGSYGGMLAAWFRLKYPHLAIGAVASSAPILHFDNIVPENTFYDIVSNDFKQASQSCFNVIRNSWNDLQSLSREEGGLQKISRTFRTCKDLKSVDPVRDWLDEAFTYTAMTNYPTETNFLMPLPAYPVTAMCKIIDSFPQGTDTLSRVSAAASIYYNYSNTETCFEMEHDSDPHGLSGWGWQVKSFKIFMPIAVISLLLFCDPHGLSGWGWQACTEMVMPMNSSVNGMFPPSSFDYPSYENDCQKQYGVKPRPHWITTEFGGHDISSVLKNFASNIIFSNGLVDPWSGGGVLKNISESLVALVTEKGAHHVDFRFSTSKDPDWLVELRRQEVQLIREWLQQYYK, encoded by the exons ATGACCTTGGGTCTCAGAGATAAAATGGCGGCCATTAGTACTCAAGCAGGTCTTCTAGTGTTGCTTCTGTGTTTAACAGCTTCATGCACAGGTAGCCTCTGTTCTAGAgctcctccttctccttctttgggtTTTCATGGAAGAAGGATTTTCAGCAGTAACAGAGTGAGGTCAAATTCTATAGAAGATAGCAAGGTAGTTTCTGATGAGAAGCATCCTCTGCTGGAATATGAGACTCGCTATTTTTCTCAGATTGTAGATCACTTCACATACAGACCAGAAGGATATAAAGTTTTCCAGCAGAGATATCTTATCAATGACAAGCATTGGGGTGGGGCAAAGAAGAAAGCTCCCATCTTTGTTTATACTGGTAACGAGGGTACCATCGAATGGTTTGCAAATAATACTGGAATTTTGTTTGAGATTGCACCAAAGTTTGGAGCTCTTCTTGTGTTTATTGAG CACCGGTTCTATGgaaattcaatgccatttggaaaCAGGAGTGACTCTTACAAGAGCGCTGAGACATTGGGATATCTCAACTCTCAGCAAGCCTTAGCTGATTATGCTACTTTTATCATAGAATTAAAGAAAAATCTATCAGCTGAGGCCTCGCCtgttgttgtatttggtggctccTATGGTGGAA TGTTAGCAGCTTGGTTCCGTTTGAAATATCCCCACCTAGCCATTGGGGCTGTGGCATCATCTGCTCCTATCTtgcattttgataatattgtgcCAGAAAACACTttttatgacattgtttcaaacGATTTCAAG CAAGCCAGCCAGAGCTGCTTCAATGTGATCAGAAATTCATGGAATGATCTTCAATCTCTGTCCAGAGAAGAAGGGGGTCTTCAAAAGATTAGCAGAACTTTCAGAACTTGCAA AGATCTCAAAAGTGTAGATCCTGTAAGAGACTGGCTAGATGAGGCATTTACTTACACTGCAATGACCAATTACCCAACGGAGACTAACTTTTTGATGCCACTACCTGCTTACCCTGTAACAGCG ATGTGTAAAATTATAGACAGCTTTCCTCAAGGCACAGACACACTTTCCAGAGTATCTGCTGCTGCAAgcatatattataattattcaAATACTGAAACTTGCTTTGAAATGGAGCATGACAGTGATCCCCATGGTCTCAGTGGATGGGGTTGGCAGGTTAAAAGTTTTAAAATCTTTATGCCTATAGCAGTTATTTCCTTGTTGCTTTTCTGTGATCCCCATGGTCTCAGTGGATGGGGTTGGCAG GCCTGTACAGAAATGGTGATGCCAATGAACTCTTCAGTCAATGGAATGTTTCCACCTTCCAGTTTTGACTACCCTTCATATGAAAATGATTGCCAAAAACAGTATGGGGTGAAGCCAAGGCCACACTGGATAACCACAGAATTTGGTGGTCAT GATATAAGCTCTGTCCTCAAAAACTTTGCAAGCAACATCATCTTTTCCAATGGCTTGGTTGATCCATGGAGTGGTGGAGG AGTACTAAAGAACATATCAGAGAGCCTTGTTGCACTCGTCACTGAAAAAG GTGCCCATCATGTTGATTTTCGTTTTTCAACCAGTAAAGATCCAGATTGGTTGGTTGAACTGCGAAGACAAGAGGTCCAATTGATCAGAGAATGGCTGcaacaatattataaataa
- the LOC131040733 gene encoding uncharacterized protein LOC131040733 isoform X2 — MTLGLRDKMAAISTQAGLLVLLLCLTASCTGSLCSRAPPSPSLGFHGRRIFSSNRVRSNSIEDSKVVSDEKHPLLEYETRYFSQIVDHFTYRPEGYKVFQQRYLINDKHWGGAKKKAPIFVYTGNEGTIEWFANNTGILFEIAPKFGALLVFIEHRFYGNSMPFGNRSDSYKSAETLGYLNSQQALADYATFIIELKKNLSAEASPVVVFGGSYGGMLAAWFRLKYPHLAIGAVASSAPILHFDNIVPENTFYDIVSNDFKQASQSCFNVIRNSWNDLQSLSREEGGLQKISRTFRTCKDLKSVDPVRDWLDEAFTYTAMTNYPTETNFLMPLPAYPVTAMCKIIDSFPQGTDTLSRVSAAASIYYNYSNTETCFEMEHDSDPHGLSGWGWQACTEMVMPMNSSVNGMFPPSSFDYPSYENDCQKQYGVKPRPHWITTEFGGHDISSVLKNFASNIIFSNGLVDPWSGGGVLKNISESLVALVTEKGAHHVDFRFSTSKDPDWLVELRRQEVQLIREWLQQYYK; from the exons ATGACCTTGGGTCTCAGAGATAAAATGGCGGCCATTAGTACTCAAGCAGGTCTTCTAGTGTTGCTTCTGTGTTTAACAGCTTCATGCACAGGTAGCCTCTGTTCTAGAgctcctccttctccttctttgggtTTTCATGGAAGAAGGATTTTCAGCAGTAACAGAGTGAGGTCAAATTCTATAGAAGATAGCAAGGTAGTTTCTGATGAGAAGCATCCTCTGCTGGAATATGAGACTCGCTATTTTTCTCAGATTGTAGATCACTTCACATACAGACCAGAAGGATATAAAGTTTTCCAGCAGAGATATCTTATCAATGACAAGCATTGGGGTGGGGCAAAGAAGAAAGCTCCCATCTTTGTTTATACTGGTAACGAGGGTACCATCGAATGGTTTGCAAATAATACTGGAATTTTGTTTGAGATTGCACCAAAGTTTGGAGCTCTTCTTGTGTTTATTGAG CACCGGTTCTATGgaaattcaatgccatttggaaaCAGGAGTGACTCTTACAAGAGCGCTGAGACATTGGGATATCTCAACTCTCAGCAAGCCTTAGCTGATTATGCTACTTTTATCATAGAATTAAAGAAAAATCTATCAGCTGAGGCCTCGCCtgttgttgtatttggtggctccTATGGTGGAA TGTTAGCAGCTTGGTTCCGTTTGAAATATCCCCACCTAGCCATTGGGGCTGTGGCATCATCTGCTCCTATCTtgcattttgataatattgtgcCAGAAAACACTttttatgacattgtttcaaacGATTTCAAG CAAGCCAGCCAGAGCTGCTTCAATGTGATCAGAAATTCATGGAATGATCTTCAATCTCTGTCCAGAGAAGAAGGGGGTCTTCAAAAGATTAGCAGAACTTTCAGAACTTGCAA AGATCTCAAAAGTGTAGATCCTGTAAGAGACTGGCTAGATGAGGCATTTACTTACACTGCAATGACCAATTACCCAACGGAGACTAACTTTTTGATGCCACTACCTGCTTACCCTGTAACAGCG ATGTGTAAAATTATAGACAGCTTTCCTCAAGGCACAGACACACTTTCCAGAGTATCTGCTGCTGCAAgcatatattataattattcaAATACTGAAACTTGCTTTGAAATGGAGCATGACAGTGATCCCCATGGTCTCAGTGGATGGGGTTGGCAG GCCTGTACAGAAATGGTGATGCCAATGAACTCTTCAGTCAATGGAATGTTTCCACCTTCCAGTTTTGACTACCCTTCATATGAAAATGATTGCCAAAAACAGTATGGGGTGAAGCCAAGGCCACACTGGATAACCACAGAATTTGGTGGTCAT GATATAAGCTCTGTCCTCAAAAACTTTGCAAGCAACATCATCTTTTCCAATGGCTTGGTTGATCCATGGAGTGGTGGAGG AGTACTAAAGAACATATCAGAGAGCCTTGTTGCACTCGTCACTGAAAAAG GTGCCCATCATGTTGATTTTCGTTTTTCAACCAGTAAAGATCCAGATTGGTTGGTTGAACTGCGAAGACAAGAGGTCCAATTGATCAGAGAATGGCTGcaacaatattataaataa